One segment of Synechocystis sp. PCC 7509 DNA contains the following:
- the mobF gene encoding MobF family relaxase → MLTLANTNATQAKTYYKKENYYSQEDAEVNSQWQGQGASKYQLSGAIVDMDVYNNIVNGLSPDGKTQLRQKQNHEGKFERAGIDLTFSAPKSVSIACLVGGDTRLEEAHRKAVARTIDLIESRYATTRINGQPVQTDNLIVAKWHHDTSRELDPHLHTHCLVMNCTLGPDGKWRSISNKPFYQNKILLGQIYRNELALECRKLGYEIEPHPKELFEIKGYTREQIEGFSKRHEQILNKLEEIGAEPTCENKIWAWRKTRAKKNHEIGRDEKLPYWHEEAHLYGIIHPDKAQVVEPTSKEQDEQIAAEIKLAVDVAIEHCSERQVAFTGEDIEKFVIAEVKPFSIHQLEGAIATHPELIKTYDGRRRYTTQTALARELATIKLMQQGKGLCSAIATSETIDSYLADKSLTSGQREAIALTATSTDQFIAWQGVAGAGKTYVLNELKQLIQMLQEVTESGEITLLAGYAPSKEATKVLGLEVGIETNTVASLLLSKQPAETKPNQIWIVDEAGMLSAKDGYALLQRATAVGARVILVGDTRQLSAVEAGNPFKSLQQAGISTAHLNQSLRQKVPDLQQAASLAAAGNHADAVQHLLDVGRVQEISALEQRSTLIAQDYLQLSPEQRRTTLVLAGTHKEKAQIMQDLREGLKQEGTLVGEDAVVTRLKQKDLTNVQARYQHHYNIGDVVIPLRSYKRAGLHKDRAYAVYGYEADKLILSDWSGNQVAVDPMKFRKTVYTQQNIEICVGEQLRWIKEDKQSGRSNRDEFTVTAIEGRTATIRYHNGKEESLYLDEPLALDYAIASTTYSSQGKTADRVLVSSTCDATVSSESVYVAISRAKYDLKIYAENVDFLLEQAQESKAQKTVLELLQPTSKVQVAATAVRAGASSVEQAADVPITPKPSRKDSAPVISIERPLKRQNQKAALLAQNPVVKREPPKQLEVFWQPTSAEEAPPHIEAKHWQELVEGSAIHPDIAAANFRSLQMGSIEQEHEAWEYLMYSDKLERTNIGQLTTGMLKRYAHVDAGGWWCNSGVNALSFSNLEAGNEPQEKIWGCYKPNEPRSNPDKPGKVIKYEHPPKTDLGIFLLDVPEYIAQKIYQKAGVDPSQEDRQRGFWYCAWKYNLPITLAEGAKKAASLLSQGHVAIGLPGIYAGYRSKDEQGRPIKAHLHEELAVFATLGRDISFCFDYETRPETKRNIEIAISRTGSLLQQQGVKVNVVSLPGLEKGVDDLIVAHSPLAYEQVASVALPLRQWREHNKQSRHLAIVPPPKKLSVQERKEQLKEPPLGQHPINNPNLNQLQEPDHDSQQRQINREYSADGHLRIDQSLSPIDQKDRSIGEKQQSTYEQPQAIGEQQQSIERTNPAPGNYPNREPQGIESQSLELLAAISRHLELQTVEQLGADITELSRSLANSWLRGQGAANFTSSLDRQDPTIIDRTAGNESIEQRGGDDGRVSGQLNEAIANHLNVEAIASTRVAQDLHNLCQDFLGNQSQLLSEVMRKLESALPHELLQSSSEVAPSVEVQSQAARAISNYLTARTITQAPLTQELLPLSEQLKGLQHQGLTNAIHQLTKVIEDATLSQPKVQLDQEQLNQQSIQSVVRHTQLDAIASPLIQSLTDLTQQLGDEQSQSFESLKVLDTAISDYLAQTQATVAALKQKTTQQALLAASNHAEHETIASALALTVSPLIEELSQHRQQLAQGKTALNSLNNVLDKLTCDRTISTVADYIERASVTQHQNIPVALTSLTTDLQYEQANSLAALNRLDVVISSYLEQAKARKARHEQQIVTGIGEAVSKHLEQSAVETLPLVEALTDLTQQLKSNPDRAAASVNQLDVIISGYLQQIEPLLKEKQQQITNTAIASISQQINLSAIGSISTISACKQIGEDLSMLQTASNTQALKKVHAVVATHTKETVITLAQQLRDLPLDEIAIRLGLTQDKYDKHKWRGEGQIISINDQKFYDHANLKGGYGAIDLVMHVQAREFKEALGWLADSALELPPVPVRAPQPKVVERQSFQPPSTDESKWLAVRQYLVEKRQLPVALVDELHSQGKVYADAKQNAVFLRQDIKGNLTGASLRGTYRDSAFKGLATGSGRDNGWFSFVQGEGELKRIVLVESAIDALSAAALAEQLGRTMFVSTDGAGSVPTTWLRQQQQQRVEIVAAHDRDRPGEEMAWRLAAEIGAVTRATPTFGKDWNEQLKSESQPRQVEPQPEPSQWKLVEQAIGKPDAYISRIEAVVASGQGLSTEAAAMRLDFNTYKQTASDLWQWYQAAREIGRPDAYLGRIIEVAIAFHHPKTPTPLTQQAIATMQQDLAQHEQLSTSSLWQHHSPITDLTRPMRTDAIVAHTATKDSSSLQQERLNTRAVKLSIKLLSTFAKNQRSDHVSWTGGWYTFTKVGSNIKVDCIQRQATILELSDGNLQGSITQRDVEKFEQVLKAIKEKKIGKQFEL, encoded by the coding sequence ATGCTGACTCTAGCCAACACTAATGCAACCCAAGCCAAGACCTACTACAAAAAAGAGAACTACTACAGCCAAGAAGATGCTGAAGTTAATTCCCAGTGGCAAGGGCAAGGAGCATCCAAATATCAGTTGTCTGGTGCAATTGTAGATATGGATGTTTACAACAACATCGTCAATGGTCTAAGTCCTGATGGCAAAACACAACTAAGACAAAAACAAAACCATGAGGGTAAGTTTGAACGTGCGGGCATTGACTTAACTTTCTCCGCTCCTAAGAGCGTGAGTATAGCTTGCTTAGTAGGTGGTGATACGCGACTGGAAGAAGCGCACCGTAAAGCAGTAGCAAGAACTATTGACCTAATTGAGTCACGTTATGCAACAACCCGAATCAACGGGCAACCAGTACAAACAGATAATTTAATTGTGGCAAAGTGGCATCACGATACAAGCCGAGAGCTAGACCCCCACCTGCATACTCATTGTCTGGTAATGAACTGCACCCTCGGACCAGATGGTAAATGGCGTAGTATCAGCAACAAACCTTTTTACCAAAATAAAATCCTGTTGGGGCAAATCTACCGCAATGAGTTGGCGTTGGAGTGTCGCAAGTTAGGCTATGAGATTGAACCACATCCTAAAGAGCTATTTGAGATTAAGGGGTACACCAGAGAGCAAATTGAAGGCTTCTCAAAAAGGCACGAACAAATCCTAAACAAGCTGGAAGAAATAGGTGCCGAGCCAACTTGCGAAAACAAAATATGGGCATGGCGTAAAACTAGGGCAAAGAAAAATCATGAGATTGGGCGCGATGAGAAACTACCTTACTGGCACGAGGAAGCCCATTTATATGGCATCATTCATCCTGATAAAGCACAGGTTGTTGAACCTACCTCAAAGGAGCAAGATGAACAAATCGCGGCGGAAATCAAGTTAGCAGTAGATGTAGCAATTGAGCATTGCAGCGAACGTCAAGTTGCATTTACAGGTGAGGATATTGAAAAATTTGTCATCGCCGAAGTCAAGCCATTTAGCATCCATCAGTTAGAGGGTGCGATCGCCACCCATCCCGAACTAATTAAAACTTACGATGGACGACGACGGTACACAACCCAAACAGCTTTAGCTAGAGAACTCGCTACTATCAAGCTGATGCAGCAGGGTAAAGGGCTATGCAGCGCGATCGCTACTTCAGAAACTATAGATAGCTACTTGGCGGATAAAAGCTTAACTTCAGGGCAAAGAGAAGCGATCGCTCTAACTGCTACAAGCACTGACCAATTTATTGCATGGCAAGGAGTAGCAGGGGCAGGTAAGACTTACGTTTTAAATGAGTTAAAACAGCTAATCCAAATGCTGCAAGAAGTTACCGAGTCAGGCGAAATAACCCTTTTAGCTGGATATGCCCCAAGTAAGGAAGCAACTAAGGTACTGGGACTAGAAGTAGGAATTGAAACCAATACTGTTGCAAGTTTACTGCTCTCCAAACAGCCAGCAGAAACTAAGCCAAATCAAATTTGGATTGTAGATGAAGCGGGTATGCTCAGTGCCAAAGACGGCTATGCCCTGCTGCAAAGAGCAACAGCAGTAGGAGCAAGAGTAATACTTGTAGGTGATACGCGACAATTAAGTGCAGTTGAAGCTGGAAATCCCTTTAAAAGCTTGCAACAAGCTGGAATTAGTACAGCACACCTTAACCAATCACTACGGCAAAAAGTCCCGGATTTGCAACAGGCAGCCTCCTTAGCGGCGGCGGGAAATCATGCTGATGCCGTGCAACACCTTTTAGATGTAGGTAGGGTACAAGAAATCTCCGCTCTTGAGCAAAGGAGTACGCTGATTGCCCAGGATTACTTACAACTAAGCCCAGAGCAACGGCGAACTACTTTGGTTTTAGCTGGAACTCATAAAGAAAAAGCCCAGATTATGCAGGATCTTCGGGAGGGGCTAAAACAGGAGGGAACACTTGTAGGTGAGGATGCTGTTGTAACCAGGCTTAAACAAAAAGACCTGACGAACGTACAAGCTCGATACCAGCATCATTACAACATCGGCGATGTAGTCATACCTTTACGATCGTACAAACGAGCAGGGCTACATAAAGACCGAGCTTATGCTGTGTATGGTTACGAGGCTGACAAGCTAATTTTGAGCGATTGGTCAGGAAACCAAGTGGCTGTTGACCCAATGAAGTTTCGCAAAACTGTCTACACCCAACAAAACATTGAAATCTGTGTTGGAGAACAACTGAGGTGGATAAAGGAAGATAAACAAAGCGGACGCAGCAATCGAGATGAATTTACAGTCACAGCAATTGAGGGTAGGACGGCAACGATTCGCTATCACAATGGCAAAGAGGAATCATTGTATCTAGACGAGCCATTAGCTCTTGATTATGCGATCGCATCGACAACCTATAGCAGCCAAGGCAAAACAGCCGACCGAGTATTAGTTTCGTCCACCTGTGATGCGACAGTAAGCTCCGAAAGCGTTTATGTTGCCATCAGCCGCGCTAAATATGACCTAAAAATCTACGCTGAAAATGTAGATTTTCTGCTGGAGCAAGCACAGGAAAGCAAGGCTCAAAAAACGGTACTGGAATTATTGCAGCCCACTTCTAAAGTACAGGTTGCAGCGACGGCAGTAAGGGCTGGAGCTTCTTCGGTTGAGCAAGCGGCGGATGTTCCAATAACACCAAAACCAAGTCGTAAGGACTCCGCCCCAGTTATAAGTATTGAACGACCCCTCAAGCGTCAAAATCAGAAAGCAGCACTCTTAGCGCAAAATCCCGTTGTTAAGAGAGAGCCACCCAAGCAGTTAGAGGTATTTTGGCAACCCACCAGCGCCGAGGAAGCTCCACCCCATATTGAAGCAAAGCATTGGCAGGAATTGGTTGAAGGCAGCGCTATTCATCCAGACATTGCTGCTGCTAACTTCCGCAGCCTACAAATGGGAAGTATTGAGCAGGAGCATGAGGCTTGGGAATACTTGATGTACTCGGACAAGTTGGAGCGAACCAACATTGGGCAACTAACTACTGGAATGCTCAAGCGATACGCCCATGTTGATGCTGGCGGTTGGTGGTGCAATTCCGGTGTTAATGCGCTATCTTTTTCCAACTTAGAAGCAGGTAACGAGCCGCAAGAGAAAATTTGGGGCTGTTACAAACCCAATGAGCCAAGGAGTAATCCAGATAAACCAGGGAAAGTCATCAAGTACGAGCATCCACCAAAAACCGACTTAGGTATTTTCCTCTTAGATGTACCCGAATATATTGCCCAAAAGATTTACCAAAAAGCAGGAGTTGATCCGTCTCAAGAAGATCGGCAACGCGGTTTTTGGTACTGCGCGTGGAAATATAACTTACCTATTACCCTAGCGGAGGGAGCAAAGAAAGCAGCTAGTTTACTGAGCCAAGGTCACGTTGCCATCGGGCTACCAGGAATTTACGCGGGTTATCGCAGTAAGGATGAGCAAGGAAGACCAATAAAGGCTCATTTGCATGAAGAATTGGCAGTTTTCGCCACGCTAGGGCGCGACATTAGTTTCTGCTTTGACTACGAGACGCGCCCAGAGACAAAGCGGAATATTGAAATTGCGATTTCTCGGACTGGAAGCTTATTGCAACAGCAGGGAGTAAAAGTTAATGTGGTCAGTCTACCGGGACTAGAAAAAGGGGTAGATGACTTGATTGTGGCTCATAGTCCACTCGCTTACGAACAAGTGGCATCAGTGGCGCTGCCATTACGACAATGGCGCGAACACAACAAGCAGTCACGGCATTTAGCCATCGTGCCACCGCCTAAAAAATTGAGCGTTCAAGAGAGGAAAGAACAGCTAAAAGAACCGCCCTTGGGTCAGCACCCCATCAACAACCCGAACTTAAACCAATTACAAGAACCTGATCATGACAGCCAACAACGACAAATCAACCGAGAATACTCAGCCGATGGACACCTCAGAATTGACCAAAGCCTTAGCCCCATTGACCAAAAAGATCGCTCAATTGGAGAAAAGCAACAGTCAACTTACGAGCAGCCACAAGCAATTGGAGAGCAGCAACAGTCAATTGAACGAACAAATCCTGCGCCTGGAAATTACCCAAACCGAGAACCTCAAGGAATTGAAAGCCAGTCACTTGAACTTCTTGCAGCAATTAGCCGACACCTTGAACTCCAAACCGTCGAGCAACTTGGAGCCGACATTACAGAGCTTAGTCGAAGCCTTGCAAACAGTTGGCTTCGAGGTCAGGGAGCAGCGAACTTCACAAGTAGCCTTGACCGACAAGATCCAACAATTATTGACCGCACAGCAGGTAATGAAAGTATTGAACAGCGAGGTGGAGATGACGGGCGAGTAAGCGGACAATTAAATGAAGCAATCGCTAATCACCTGAATGTAGAAGCCATTGCCTCAACAAGGGTTGCCCAAGACTTACATAATTTATGCCAAGACTTCTTGGGCAACCAGTCCCAACTATTAAGTGAGGTAATGCGAAAGCTTGAATCCGCGCTGCCTCATGAACTATTGCAATCAAGTTCAGAAGTAGCCCCAAGCGTTGAGGTACAGAGTCAAGCTGCTCGTGCTATCTCAAATTACCTAACAGCACGAACCATCACCCAAGCGCCGCTAACCCAAGAGCTTCTACCTTTAAGTGAACAGCTAAAGGGACTTCAGCACCAAGGGTTAACTAACGCCATACATCAACTAACCAAAGTGATTGAGGATGCGACTTTATCACAGCCCAAAGTACAACTAGACCAGGAGCAACTTAACCAGCAATCAATACAATCCGTCGTCAGGCACACTCAGCTTGATGCAATTGCTTCACCCCTAATCCAATCGCTAACTGACCTCACGCAGCAGCTAGGGGATGAGCAATCGCAATCGTTTGAATCGCTCAAAGTGCTTGATACAGCAATTTCTGACTATTTAGCCCAAACCCAAGCAACAGTCGCGGCTCTCAAACAAAAAACAACTCAGCAAGCGCTCTTGGCAGCATCAAACCATGCTGAACATGAAACTATTGCCTCAGCTTTGGCCCTGACAGTATCACCATTAATAGAAGAATTGTCCCAACATCGGCAGCAGTTAGCCCAGGGGAAAACTGCTCTCAATTCCCTCAATAATGTACTTGACAAGCTAACTTGTGACCGCACTATTAGCACTGTTGCAGACTATATCGAACGCGCCAGTGTAACCCAGCACCAGAATATTCCCGTAGCGCTAACCAGCCTAACTACTGACCTCCAGTATGAGCAGGCTAATTCGCTTGCAGCATTAAATAGGCTTGACGTTGTAATTTCTAGCTACTTGGAACAAGCCAAAGCAAGAAAGGCGCGGCACGAGCAGCAAATAGTTACAGGCATTGGGGAAGCCGTATCAAAACACCTTGAGCAGTCGGCTGTTGAAACCCTGCCCTTAGTTGAAGCTTTGACGGATTTGACGCAGCAGCTTAAATCCAACCCTGATCGCGCTGCTGCATCAGTTAATCAACTTGACGTTATCATCTCCGGCTACCTGCAACAAATCGAGCCTTTATTAAAGGAGAAACAACAGCAAATAACTAACACTGCGATCGCATCTATTTCCCAGCAGATCAATTTGTCAGCGATTGGTTCAATAAGTACTATTTCCGCTTGTAAACAGATTGGGGAGGACTTAAGTATGCTCCAAACCGCTAGCAATACCCAGGCACTTAAGAAAGTCCACGCGGTAGTCGCTACACATACAAAAGAAACTGTAATCACTCTTGCCCAACAACTACGCGACCTTCCCCTTGATGAGATAGCAATCCGATTAGGGCTAACCCAAGACAAGTACGATAAGCACAAATGGCGCGGTGAAGGTCAGATTATCAGCATCAACGACCAAAAGTTCTACGACCACGCCAACCTCAAAGGCGGCTATGGCGCAATCGATTTAGTCATGCACGTCCAGGCGCGTGAGTTTAAAGAAGCGTTGGGATGGTTAGCCGATAGCGCCTTGGAACTACCACCTGTCCCAGTACGAGCGCCACAACCAAAAGTTGTAGAACGCCAATCCTTCCAACCGCCAAGCACCGACGAATCGAAGTGGTTAGCTGTGCGCCAATACCTAGTCGAAAAACGTCAATTACCCGTAGCCTTGGTCGATGAACTACATAGCCAAGGCAAAGTCTACGCTGATGCCAAGCAAAATGCTGTCTTCTTGCGCCAGGACATTAAGGGCAATCTTACCGGAGCTAGTTTGCGCGGTACATACAGGGATAGCGCTTTCAAAGGGTTAGCAACGGGTAGCGGGCGTGACAACGGCTGGTTCTCCTTTGTCCAAGGAGAAGGAGAGCTAAAGCGCATCGTGCTAGTTGAATCGGCAATTGATGCCCTGTCAGCCGCAGCTTTGGCGGAGCAACTTGGGCGAACAATGTTTGTCTCTACGGATGGCGCTGGTTCTGTCCCTACCACTTGGCTACGACAACAGCAACAGCAAAGGGTAGAAATTGTTGCTGCTCACGACCGCGATCGCCCTGGAGAAGAAATGGCATGGCGGTTAGCTGCTGAAATTGGGGCAGTTACTAGAGCAACGCCAACCTTTGGCAAAGACTGGAACGAGCAACTAAAGAGTGAAAGCCAACCTAGGCAAGTAGAGCCACAGCCAGAACCCTCGCAGTGGAAGCTGGTGGAGCAGGCAATTGGTAAACCCGATGCTTACATCAGCCGGATTGAGGCGGTTGTCGCTTCTGGTCAAGGACTATCAACTGAGGCAGCAGCAATGCGGCTGGACTTTAATACCTATAAGCAAACTGCTAGTGATTTATGGCAGTGGTATCAGGCAGCTAGGGAGATTGGTAGACCTGATGCTTACCTGGGGCGAATTATTGAAGTTGCGATCGCCTTCCATCACCCCAAAACGCCTACACCTTTAACTCAACAAGCTATTGCCACCATGCAGCAAGATTTGGCGCAGCACGAACAGTTGTCAACTTCTTCTTTGTGGCAGCATCATAGCCCAATCACTGACCTCACTCGTCCGATGAGGACAGATGCTATTGTCGCTCATACAGCCACTAAAGATAGCTCTAGCCTTCAGCAAGAACGGCTGAATACTAGAGCAGTGAAATTAAGTATCAAGCTGCTCTCCACGTTTGCTAAGAATCAGCGCAGCGATCATGTGTCGTGGACTGGTGGATGGTACACCTTCACCAAGGTTGGTTCAAATATCAAAGTAGATTGTATCCAACGGCAGGCAACAATATTAGAGTTATCCGATGGTAATCTTCAAGGCAGCATTACTCAAAGAGATGTAGAGAAGTTTGAACAAGTGCTAAAGGCAATAAAGGAGAAAAAAATTGGTAAGCAATTTGAGCTTTAA
- a CDS encoding ParM/StbA family protein: MPELKTMERQIVLVLTLDPGSSLTKIVYQIVYNCWEKSEPKILLMEPQVIEVSQELIEAYEAQRLTSADPENEAWIECEGEFYAVGFLAQKQFYAHAGLNELKYERAVLKLMAAVGAIAEREGLPDSFSVALASLLPYKEWRDCEKFERSATNALSNFCFRGKAFSLPLQVFECKPEGAGLVLTRGRKLGLATKERVILVLMMGYRDVSFLLFERGKIVDGGTSPKHYGLVLLVERVQQRTSGQDSEPLLRAIHRAAMAKKPGKDKQKLFQELVRSKKPQHQAEEIAQIMEAVRISRLEYWSILSGWLKSIIPTGVDEVVIGGGTAECFRSELKSHFATIDISWAAELEEDVRLAFNLSPEKDTLCLRLADVYGLSRSLLKKIEGGVGLVRKI; the protein is encoded by the coding sequence ATGCCTGAGCTTAAAACAATGGAAAGGCAAATCGTTTTAGTCTTAACTTTAGATCCTGGGTCATCGCTAACAAAGATCGTGTATCAGATTGTTTACAATTGTTGGGAAAAATCTGAGCCAAAGATTTTGTTGATGGAACCCCAGGTAATAGAAGTAAGCCAAGAGTTGATTGAGGCATACGAGGCGCAAAGGTTGACCAGCGCCGACCCAGAAAACGAGGCTTGGATAGAGTGTGAGGGGGAGTTTTATGCGGTGGGGTTCTTAGCCCAGAAACAATTTTACGCTCATGCCGGACTTAATGAGTTGAAGTACGAAAGAGCAGTATTAAAGTTGATGGCAGCCGTAGGAGCGATCGCAGAGCGTGAGGGTTTACCAGACTCTTTTTCTGTGGCGTTAGCCTCACTATTGCCTTACAAAGAATGGCGGGACTGTGAAAAGTTTGAGCGCTCGGCTACCAACGCCTTATCTAACTTCTGCTTTCGTGGCAAGGCATTCTCATTGCCATTACAGGTGTTTGAATGCAAACCTGAAGGTGCGGGACTGGTATTGACACGTGGGAGAAAGTTAGGGTTAGCAACCAAAGAGCGGGTAATCTTAGTGCTGATGATGGGCTACCGAGATGTATCTTTTCTACTATTTGAACGTGGCAAGATTGTTGATGGTGGCACGTCACCAAAACATTACGGGTTAGTGTTGTTAGTTGAGAGGGTACAACAACGTACATCTGGGCAGGATAGCGAACCATTGCTTCGAGCCATCCATCGGGCGGCAATGGCTAAAAAGCCAGGGAAGGACAAACAAAAGCTGTTTCAAGAGCTAGTGCGGAGTAAAAAGCCACAACATCAAGCTGAAGAAATTGCCCAAATTATGGAGGCGGTGAGAATTTCCCGCCTTGAGTATTGGAGCATTCTGTCTGGATGGCTAAAGAGTATAATTCCCACAGGTGTTGATGAAGTAGTTATTGGCGGCGGAACGGCGGAGTGTTTTCGCTCTGAACTCAAGTCTCACTTTGCGACTATTGATATTTCCTGGGCAGCAGAATTAGAGGAGGATGTGAGACTAGCATTCAACCTCTCACCAGAAAAAGATAC